One stretch of Paucidesulfovibrio gracilis DSM 16080 DNA includes these proteins:
- the der gene encoding ribosome biogenesis GTPase Der, whose amino-acid sequence MPATFALIGRPNVGKSTLFNRLLRRSLAITHDTPGVTRDRIYGEGLMRGVPFALIDTGGMVLGLESDPGQGVTGQGFEAEIVQQAQEGMAESQAVLMVVDGRAGLTHLDEEAARLARQSGKPVLLIVNKVDGAELEDQAQVEFHGLGFEMLSVSASHGFNLQTLRDRVADMAQEYAPDEPPSDVEQGLRIALLGRPNAGKSSTINALIGQDRLIVSDVAGTTRDSVDVTFERGNKRYTFVDTAGVRRRTNIVERLERFTVVRALKSSKKADVTVMVVDAIEGLTRQDKRLLEFLVKEKTPFLVTVNKTDLVPSGALSDLKKAFAFELRFAPHVPVLYTSALRKKGLNKVLPLAGQIHKECATRVGTGVLNRSMTEALERHQPPVVKRRRPKFYYLTQADADVPTFVFFMNDHTLLKDAYRRYLENQLRKMFGIQYAPMHLVFRSTHEKKVKELKRGISALGKVGPGRKVPGGEEESAEGVSARKSGRAVAKTEWRQKKRRRGGSR is encoded by the coding sequence ATGCCAGCCACTTTCGCACTTATCGGGCGCCCCAATGTGGGGAAGTCCACCCTGTTTAACCGGCTTTTGCGCCGAAGCCTCGCCATTACGCACGATACGCCCGGCGTAACCCGGGACCGTATCTACGGTGAAGGACTGATGCGTGGTGTGCCGTTCGCCCTCATCGACACCGGGGGCATGGTTCTCGGGTTGGAGTCCGACCCGGGGCAGGGTGTGACCGGCCAGGGCTTTGAAGCCGAAATCGTGCAACAGGCCCAGGAAGGGATGGCGGAGTCCCAGGCCGTGTTGATGGTGGTGGACGGTCGGGCCGGATTGACCCACCTGGACGAAGAAGCCGCACGCTTGGCCCGGCAGAGCGGTAAGCCTGTGCTGTTGATCGTGAACAAGGTGGACGGCGCGGAATTGGAAGACCAGGCCCAAGTGGAGTTCCACGGATTGGGATTTGAGATGCTTTCCGTGTCCGCTTCCCACGGCTTTAACCTGCAAACCCTGCGGGACAGGGTGGCGGATATGGCTCAGGAGTATGCGCCGGACGAACCGCCCTCGGACGTGGAACAGGGTTTGCGAATCGCCTTGCTGGGGCGGCCCAACGCGGGCAAATCCTCTACCATCAACGCCCTCATCGGTCAGGACCGGCTCATTGTCAGTGATGTGGCCGGAACGACGCGTGACAGCGTGGACGTGACCTTTGAGCGGGGCAATAAGCGGTATACATTTGTGGACACCGCCGGGGTGCGCCGGAGAACCAACATTGTGGAGCGCCTGGAGCGGTTTACTGTGGTGCGCGCCCTCAAGAGCAGCAAAAAAGCGGACGTCACGGTCATGGTGGTGGATGCCATTGAAGGATTGACCCGTCAGGACAAACGGCTGCTGGAATTTTTGGTCAAGGAGAAGACTCCGTTTCTGGTAACCGTAAACAAAACGGATCTAGTGCCTTCCGGGGCGCTTTCGGATTTGAAGAAGGCGTTCGCCTTTGAACTGCGTTTTGCTCCCCATGTGCCGGTGCTTTATACCTCGGCATTGCGGAAAAAAGGGTTGAACAAGGTGTTGCCGCTGGCCGGTCAGATTCATAAGGAATGCGCCACCAGGGTGGGAACCGGCGTGCTGAACCGGTCCATGACCGAGGCGCTGGAACGGCATCAGCCGCCTGTGGTCAAACGGCGCCGTCCGAAGTTTTATTATCTTACTCAGGCGGATGCGGACGTTCCTACCTTTGTGTTCTTCATGAACGACCACACGTTGCTGAAGGACGCGTATCGACGCTATTTGGAGAACCAGCTCCGCAAAATGTTTGGCATCCAGTACGCCCCCATGCATCTCGTTTTTCGTTCTACGCATGAGAAAAAGGTCAAAGAGCTGAAGCGGGGCATTTCCGCATTGGGGAAAGTCGGTCCGGGCCGAAAGGTTCCCGGGGGTGAAGAGGAGAGCGCCGAAGGCGTTTCGGCACGAAAAAGCGGGCGTGCCGTGGCCAAGACCGAGTGGCGGCAAAAAAAACGGCGCCGGGGCGGATCTCGTTGA
- a CDS encoding type II toxin-antitoxin system RelE/ParE family toxin translates to MADVRITPAAKVQLLDIWKYTTEQWDEDQADASPRDIKTALDRLAENPMLGILQPEIFRCGADIHLGYGAYPAVWFGWQPELTLREPTILA, encoded by the coding sequence ATGGCTGATGTCCGCATCACTCCGGCAGCCAAGGTGCAGTTACTCGACATCTGGAAATACACGACGGAACAGTGGGACGAGGATCAGGCAGACGCCTCCCCGCGCGACATCAAGACCGCATTGGACCGCCTAGCAGAGAATCCCATGCTCGGTATTCTTCAACCTGAGATTTTTCGTTGTGGGGCTGATATACATTTGGGCTACGGCGCTTATCCAGCGGTGTGGTTTGGTTGGCAGCCAGAACTGACCTTACGGGAGCCGACAATTTTGGCGTAG